AGGTCACCAATCCGCCGCTGGCCTACGACTTCAGCCACAATGATCACCGCTCCATCCAGGCCTTCATGTGGTCGCGCCTGATGGACACGATCGACAAGCTCATCGAGCTGCTCAAGTCGGAGCCCTTCGACTCGAGTGGTGAGAGCCTGTGGGATCGCTCGTTGATCTACATGGCGACCGAGTTCGGGCGCACGCGCTCGCGGCCGGAGGGTGCCACGGAGATGTTCGGCACGGGGCATGACCTCAACAACGGGTTCATGATCCTGTCACCGGGGGTCCGGGGCAACACGGTGCTGGGCGGCGTGGAGCCGAAGACCACGCCCGCGAAGGTGTCAAACGACTCGTGGGGCGGGACTTCGTGGTGCGCGAGTAGCCGGAAGGCTCAGTCCAGGTGGCGCCAGAAGGAACCCCGCTCCGTGATGAGGTGCAGGGCCTCCCGCAGTTCCTCGTCATGCTCGGCGCGCGTGGCGAGGTTCGCCATCGAGACGATTCCCACGAACTGGCCGTCGCGTTCCACCACCGGCACGCGGCGCAGCCGATGGCGGCCCATGAGCATGATGACGGCGGGCAGGGTCTCGTGGGGTCGCACGGTCTCCACCTCGTCCGTCATCACATCCTGGGCATGGAGGCTTTCGGGCGCACGCCCCTCGGCCAGGACCCGGGCGATCAGGTCTCGCTCCGTGATGATCCCGCGCAGCCGTCCGTGCTCGTCCACCACCGGGACGGGGCCACGGTCCTCCTTCATCCGCCACGCCACCTCGCGCAGTCCGCTGCCGGGCTTCACGGTGCGCGTCTGGCGAGTCATCACCTCACGCGCCGTCAACGGCTCTCGGGGCCAGCGGCGGCCTGTCAGAGAAGACAACTCCGAGGGGACGATCGGTGGCTCGCCAGCGCCATAGCGGTCCCACGGGCGGTACTCGCGGGCCGGGTGCCAGAACCCCTGGGACGTGTCCCAATCCTGATCGCCCATGAGGGGTCCCTCCCCCAATCCGACGGCGTCACCCAGCGCGCGATCATCCCAGCCATAGGGCCCGTCAGGCACTCTCACGCTCGCATCCCTGGAGGGAAGCGCGTCGGTGCGAGGGTTGGCCATCCACATCTGGGCGGCGCGTTGGAAGCGGTCCTGGCGCAGCTCGGGGGGCTCGTCGCGCTCGACGCTCCAGCCGGTGACGTCCGACTCCGCGCGCTCGCTCGAGCCAGGAGGAGACTCCGCGGCACGGCGATCCCGCTCCGCGGGGGAATGGGGTTCATTGGACTGGGGAAGCTGCGCCATGAGGAGTCCTCCTGTCTGTGGCCAGACGAACCTCCTTGGTCCCCTCAACCCTGGAGCCTCCTGGCGCCATCGGCCACATAGAGGCGGGCGTGCGCATGCCCAGCCACCCCGGGCGCCAAGGAGGTGTTGGCGGCCTTGGATTGAAATGTGAGGATGACACCGTCAAAAGGAGTGGACATGAGCCAGGCCAGAGACTTCGCGCGACAGGGCTTCCTCGTACTCCCCGGGTTCGTCCCGGCGCACGCCTGCGAGGCCTTGAAGGCCCGGGCGGAAGCGCTCGTGGCGGACTTCCAGCCGGAGACCGTCTCCATCTTCACCACGCACGAGCAGAGCCGCACCTCGGACGAGTACTTCCTCTCCTCGGGGGACCAGATCCGGTTCTTCTTCGAGGAGAACGCCTTCCGCCCGGACGGCTCGCTGCGCCAGGACAAGACGCTGTCCATCAACAAGATCGGCCACGCGATGCACGACCTGGACCCCGTCTTCGAGCGGTTCTCGCGCACACCGGAGCTGGCGACCCTGGCCTCGGAGCTGGGCCTGAAGCAGGCGCTGCTGCTCCAGTCGATGTACATCTTCAAGCAGCCCTTCATCGGCGGTGAGGTGAACAGCCACCAGGACTCGACGTTCCTGTACACGGAGCCCACCACCTGTCTGGGCTTCTGGTTCGCCCTGGAGGACGCCACGCTGGAGAATGGCTGTCTGTGGGCGCTGCCCGGCGGGCACGCGCTCGGATTGAAGAAGCGCTTCGTGCGCGCCGAGGGAGGCGGCACGGCCTTCCAGGTGTTGGATCCCACCCCCCTGCCCGAGGAGGGCATGGTGCCCCTGGAGGTAGAGAAGGGCACGCTCGTGGTGCTCCACGGGCTGCTGCCACACAAGAGCGGCGCCAACACCTCGCCCAGGAGCCGCCACGCCTACTCGCTCCACCTCATCGACGGCACCGCGCGCTACCCCGAGGACAACTGGCTGCACCGCGCGCCCACCCTGCCCCTCCGGGGCTTCGGCCCCCTCGCCACGACCTCGCCCGACTGAAGGGCCGCGCCCCGGGAAGGAAGCCCCCGGGTGGATCCATCCCTCACGCCGCCGCCTTCAGCCCGTGCCGCACGGAGCCCGCGGACACGAGGTCGCGGGGACGAGCACCGCCGCGCTCGGAGTCATCCCCCACGCGGAAGAAGGACACCAGCCGCTGCAGCGCCTCCGCCTGCGCCGACAGCTCCTCCGCCGTGGACGCCAGTTCCTCGGAGGCCGACGCATTGCGCTGCATCACCTGGTCCACGAGCCCCATCGCCTTGTTGAGTTGCATCACCCCGTCGGCTTGCTCCACCGACGCCGCCACCACCTCCTGCACCAGGTCCGCCGTCTTGCGGATGGAGGGCACCAGCTCATCCAGCAACCGCCCCGAGCGTGTCGCCACCTTCACGCTGCCCGAGGCCAGCCCCGAGACCTCCCGCGCCGCCGTCTGGCTGCGCTCGGCCAGCCTACGCACCTCCGTGGCCACCACCGCGAAGCCCTTGCCATGCACGCCCCCCCTCGCCGCTTCGATGGCCGCGTTGAGCGCCAGCAGGTTCGTCTGGTAGGCGATCTCCTCGATGATGGAGATCTTCTCCGCGATGGAGCCCATGGCCTCCACCGTCTCCTTCACCGCCTCGCCGCCCTCCCGCGCGTCCCGGGCGCCCTGCACGGCCATCCGCTCCATCTGCCGGCCGTGGTCGCGGTTCTGGGTGATGCTGGCCGTCATCTGCTCCAGGCTGGAGGTGGCCTGCGCCACGCTGCTGGCCTGCTCGCTGGTGCCCTGCGACAGGCTCTGCGAGGAAAGCGACACCTGTGCCGATACCGAAGCCAATGAGTTGGCCCCCTCGCGCACCTCGCCGATGACCTGGGCCAGCTTGCGCACCATGCGCTCCAAGGCCACCAACAGCCGGCCCGTCTCGTCCCGCGCGTCCGAGGAGATGCGCACGGAGAAGTCCCCCTCGGCGAGACGATCAGCCACCGCCACCGCCTGTGCCAGTGGCTTGGAGATCGCCCGGGCGACGAAGAAGCAGAACAGCAGGCACACGGCGAGGCTGCCCCCCAGGACCCCGAGGATCCACCTGCGTGCCTCCTCGTGGGTGGCGTTCGAGTTCCCCACCGCCTTCTGGCTGGCCTTGTAGTTGATGTCCCTCAGCGCCCGCAGCTGGGTGTTCGCGGCGAAGAAGCTGTGGTGCGCTCGACCGGAGATGAGCTCCAGCGCCTCGGCGGACCGATTCGTGCTCGTGAGTCCGATGACCTCGTCGTGATCGACCACGTAGTTCTTCCAGAGGCTCTTGAACTCCTCGAGCGCGCGACGCTCCTCCTCGGAGGAGAGGTGTGACTCGAACCGCGAGAGGCCCTGCTCGAACTTCTCGAGGTCGCCACGCATCCGCTGCTCGTAATGGCGTTTGAGCTCTTCATCCCTCGCAAGGGCATGCAACAGCTCGACACGGCGGAAGCTCGACGCGCGATCGCTCGCGTCGGCGAGATAGATGATGCCCGGCAGCCGTTCCAAGGACACCTCATCGGATGCATCGCGCATGTCATCCATCCGCGCGATGGCGAAGAGGCCCTGGAAGGTGGAAAACCCCAGCAAGACGAGGAAGGCCACAAGGAGCTTCGAGGAGATACTCAGATCACGGAACCAGCGCATGGGGGCATGCTCCATTATTCCAGACTGGGCGAGGACGAGCCCGGGGAGGAGTTCGAACCAACGCCTGCCCAGCCGGCGGGTTGGACCCTGTTCGAGCCCCTATGCCTTCACCAGCAGCCGAATCCCATACACCACCAGCACCAGCGCGAGCACCCGGCGGATGAGCGGCTCGCGCCGGGAGTAGGCCCGCCGGACGTGCCCGGTGGACAGGCCCCAGGCCAGCGTCCCGTACCACGCCATGCCGATCGTCACGACGCCCGCACCCGCCGCCACGCGCACCCAGGAGGGAATGCCCACCGCCACTGTGGGAGCGAGGAGGCTCAGGTAGAACGGCAGGGTGTTCGGATTGGACAGACTGGAGAACAGCCCGCTGCGAAAGGGCCGGGCCTCCTCCCCCGCCAGCGCCCGCTCCACCAGCGCCTTCTCCGGAGTCACGGCCGACTCCGCCGCGGAAGCGCGTGAGGCCGCCCGCGCGGCGAGCCATCCCCTCACGCCCATG
Above is a window of Cystobacter fuscus DNA encoding:
- a CDS encoding CBS domain-containing protein gives rise to the protein MAQLPQSNEPHSPAERDRRAAESPPGSSERAESDVTGWSVERDEPPELRQDRFQRAAQMWMANPRTDALPSRDASVRVPDGPYGWDDRALGDAVGLGEGPLMGDQDWDTSQGFWHPAREYRPWDRYGAGEPPIVPSELSSLTGRRWPREPLTAREVMTRQTRTVKPGSGLREVAWRMKEDRGPVPVVDEHGRLRGIITERDLIARVLAEGRAPESLHAQDVMTDEVETVRPHETLPAVIMLMGRHRLRRVPVVERDGQFVGIVSMANLATRAEHDEELREALHLITERGSFWRHLD
- a CDS encoding phytanoyl-CoA dioxygenase family protein, with amino-acid sequence MSQARDFARQGFLVLPGFVPAHACEALKARAEALVADFQPETVSIFTTHEQSRTSDEYFLSSGDQIRFFFEENAFRPDGSLRQDKTLSINKIGHAMHDLDPVFERFSRTPELATLASELGLKQALLLQSMYIFKQPFIGGEVNSHQDSTFLYTEPTTCLGFWFALEDATLENGCLWALPGGHALGLKKRFVRAEGGGTAFQVLDPTPLPEEGMVPLEVEKGTLVVLHGLLPHKSGANTSPRSRHAYSLHLIDGTARYPEDNWLHRAPTLPLRGFGPLATTSPD
- a CDS encoding methyl-accepting chemotaxis protein — translated: MRWFRDLSISSKLLVAFLVLLGFSTFQGLFAIARMDDMRDASDEVSLERLPGIIYLADASDRASSFRRVELLHALARDEELKRHYEQRMRGDLEKFEQGLSRFESHLSSEEERRALEEFKSLWKNYVVDHDEVIGLTSTNRSAEALELISGRAHHSFFAANTQLRALRDINYKASQKAVGNSNATHEEARRWILGVLGGSLAVCLLFCFFVARAISKPLAQAVAVADRLAEGDFSVRISSDARDETGRLLVALERMVRKLAQVIGEVREGANSLASVSAQVSLSSQSLSQGTSEQASSVAQATSSLEQMTASITQNRDHGRQMERMAVQGARDAREGGEAVKETVEAMGSIAEKISIIEEIAYQTNLLALNAAIEAARGGVHGKGFAVVATEVRRLAERSQTAAREVSGLASGSVKVATRSGRLLDELVPSIRKTADLVQEVVAASVEQADGVMQLNKAMGLVDQVMQRNASASEELASTAEELSAQAEALQRLVSFFRVGDDSERGGARPRDLVSAGSVRHGLKAAA
- a CDS encoding LysE family translocator; the protein is MPPPGPLLASIYGLYLLAVITPGPNTFIVTRLALSASRRHAVQAVLGIALGNAAWLCVTLGGVAVLLQRLPGGMRAVRYVGGLYLLYMGVRGWLAARAASRASAAESAVTPEKALVERALAGEEARPFRSGLFSSLSNPNTLPFYLSLLAPTVAVGIPSWVRVAAGAGVVTIGMAWYGTLAWGLSTGHVRRAYSRREPLIRRVLALVLVVYGIRLLVKA